DNA sequence from the Borreliella spielmanii genome:
ATTTATTGGCTTTTATTGATTTAAGAACAGTAGTTTACTAATTTATTGCATTTTGACAAACCTTGACTTTGTAAGTTTGTAAAAATATTGCACTTCATGCATAAAATTATTACTTGTGAAAATTTCCTTGTCATAGTAGTGTATGCTCATAAATAACATATCTTTAAATTCTTCAATCGCATGTAGTTGGTTTCGTTTCGATACTTTTCGTATTATCTTATAAAAAATAGAACTAACTAAAAATAAAAAATCGATGGACTTATCTTCTCCTAATTTTTCCAAACATTTTTCTACTATTCCTTCCTTGTAGCTATAATTAATCTCAACATTTTTGGAACTTCTATATTTTTCTATTAGATATCTATCTTTTAAAACCCTTTTAATAAATTCTTTTGTGGGTGGTCCTAAAGGGTCATTTATTATTTCATAAGCGATGTGTATTTCCTTTTTTGTTTCCCTATCTAAATTATCATAAAAATCTGAAACTTTATTAGCATACATATTATCTATATAATAATATAGCAAAAACATAATATCTAAACAACACCTTTTCACTTATTAACATAAACTTATAATTTCCTTACATATATATGCTAAAATTTTAGCAAAGGAGGAAATACAATAACTGCTGAAAAATGTTTAATATAAAACTTTAACCAAACATTTTAGCGAACTTAATGCTCATAAATAAAAACAAGACTATCAATTAGTCTTGTTTTCCATAATTTTTACTATTAAAAACCATTTCTTAAATGAACTGTTATTTCTAAATCAAAGTTTATGGAAATAGCGGTTCACTAATTTATTGTATTTTATACCTTTTATTTAAATCCTTAATATATACTAAAAAATTTGAGTAAAAGTCATTAAAACACTTCTTCTCAGAATTCATAATACAATTATGAAGACAATGTAACTCCATAAAAGTAAACAATCTAAATCTTTCAACTTCACTATAACGTTTTTCTTCTGGCAAATGTTCAAGCTTTTTAGGGAAACCATAAAAATGGATTAAAAATTTCATAGATGTACCATCACTATATGATTTCAACCCTTGTATGATTGTATCTATCATATTTTCCTTATAATTATAATCATAATTTGGATTTTCTATTCTTTCATCTGGATAAGTATTAAGTACTTTTATATAATTCTTATCTTTTAAGATGTCATCTAAAAATTCAATCGCTTTTTTATTAT
Encoded proteins:
- a CDS encoding DUF643 domain-containing protein, which produces MYANKVSDFYDNLDRETKKEIHIAYEIINDPLGPPTKEFIKRVLKDRYLIEKYRSSKNVEINYSYKEGIVEKCLEKLGEDKSIDFLFLVSSIFYKIIRKVSKRNQLHAIEEFKDMLFMSIHYYDKEIFTSNNFMHEVQYFYKLTKSRFVKMQ